The following nucleotide sequence is from Anopheles stephensi strain Indian chromosome 3, UCI_ANSTEP_V1.0, whole genome shotgun sequence.
acttttcttgcCGGAATTTCGCAACCCGAGTCTGTTTCGCGGTTGCTAGCGTCGAACTTCCTGATCAGTCCGTGACGGTGCGCGAGCTTGAGCAGATCAGAGTGCTTCGGGGTGGCTCACAGAGGGATAGGTGACTTCTTCGAGTTGTGGTGTCGGCTGTGATTGAAAGTGAAAACACAAAAAGCGTTACCACGATGAGTAATTATGTGGAAAGAATTTCGGTGCAGTATCGCAATTTCTCCAAGGGCGCAGGTACGAACTAGCTTCCAGATTCTTGTCCCCTTCGAACGTTAATTGGTTTAAaatgtgtgtgattgtgattcatggtgtgtgtgtgtgcttccaGATCCTGTTATCGATGCCTGGCCACTGATGCAAACACCGACACCGATCCTCACCATCACAGGGCTGTACCTTCTGTTCGTCCTGTGGATTGGACCACGCTGGATGGAACGCCGGAAACCGTTCGAGATGAAGTACACACTGATCGTGTACAATGCTTCGCAAGTGGTGATATCGACCGCGTTCTGTCTGGCACCCTTCTTTACCGGCCTCTTTGCACAGTACATGTCGATGTCCTGCGGTGAACCGATGACTGGCGTTAGCAAAGAGCTCCAGCTGACGGTAAACAGAAAATTAGCTGTCGATGCCCCCATTCTGCCCAAAACCGCGAGCGCAAGCAAGATGCGGCTCAGTTACAGGTGGCGATTAAGCCTGTTTACGACTGTGCGTGTGCGCGAGTCTGCTAATCAAAATGGCACATGGCAGTATTAATAAGTGGGAAAACCCCTCACACCTGATTGCACACCCATACGTCAGCAAGATCCAGACGGGCAATCCGGAGCTTGGAAAATGGAGATTAAGCCTATGGAGCAGTGTGCCCCCAATGGAGGTTAAACTCATTACAGTGATTAATTTCGTTCCACCAACCATGTGTGCTGGGAGCCCGGAAGGTGGCAGAAGGCTTCCCAACTCTGGACGTTGCTGTTGctagtattttttgttgttgcttaatGTATTCATTTCCTTGAGCAGTTCTGCTCAATGGATTCGTTTTGGTTGCttcgttctgttttgttttttgttgggagACACGCCAGACGGTGGTGCGTTACTTGCTTAAGATGAgacgcacaaaaaaaggcaacgaaATGGAGGGATGCTTCCTGTTTTGATGAGAGGTTTATTAGCTTTATTCACACTGTTCGATTAACCTTTCTTCTGCTGAGGAATCAGTGTGAATAACCATGATCCAGACGAGATTTCACACACATGCCGACAGAGAACATGATCTTGCGTTGCAAGTAATTTAGTTTGCGAGCTAATGTATGATTGGAttattggttttgttttgcttggcaACGCCGTGACTCGGCAAGTCTTTTGTGTTGTGAAATAGGTATGATTTATTTAAGTCATTTGCGATTCAGTAATGATCATTGCTTTCGGTAGTTGATTTGATGCGATCTGGGAATTGATTGTTGAACCCTGTATTAGATATTTGGTTTTTTTGCAGTGACACATGTGAGGAGGATGGAACTTTATTTGAAGTTTGATAAATAAGCCTTACTGGCAGGTATCAAACAAAAGTAACAAGTAAAGTCGAGGAACCCTTTATTTCTATGCCCATCAGAACACTGAAGAGTTGGCAGTAATCTAATAGAAAgctaatttaaaaacaaaaatagttAGCTCTTAACGACTTGCATTCTCTGCTTCCCTTAAGGTCTGGACCGGTGCCTGGGTGTACTTGATGCTGAAAATCTTCGAACTCCTCGACACCGTGTTCTTCGTGCTGCGCAAGAAACAGAACCAGGTCTCGTTTCTGCACGTGTACCATCACACGATAATGGTACTGTTCACGTGGTTCTATCTGAAGTACATTCCCGGTAAGTTGTGGGGCGGGCGGCTTGTGGAAATGCGTCTAGCAAACCGGAAACTAACCCAAACACCCCTTTTCCACCCTGCAAACAGGAACACAGGCAGCGTTTATTGGCGTGCTGAACTCGTTCGTGCACATTTTCATGTACACGTACTACCTGCTGGCGGCACTCGGACCGCAGACCCCGCTCGAGAAGCGTCTCTGGGACCAGAAGTACCTGTTCTGGAAGCGCTATCTAACGACGCTACAGCTGCTGCAGTTCGGCATTATGCTGTGCTATTTCGTGCTCATCAACAGCATGCAGTGTCAGGTGCCGCGCGCATTAACGTACTTCTTCGTCAGCAACATTACCATCTTCCTGTTTCTGTTTATCAATTTCTACCGGAAGGCGTATCAGAAGCGGCCGGTTGGCGCGAAGGTGGATTAAGCGTCGTATTTTAGTTAATAAACAATTAGAGACGTTAATACTTTAATAACTAAGTCAGTAATTCAAATAAGATGCTACCTTAAATTGCCTAAACACTCCAAAAAAAGCTGGTTCAACGTCAGCAGCCGGGATGCTGTCATACGTGTGTGACCGCTTCTGTTGACGGCATCATCCGTTCCCGAAATAAAACCAATACGCTAAACCGGTTCTTTCTCTGCTTCGTTCACTCCACGGGTATCGCCCATATACCGAACCTTCGGCCACGCGACATTACGATGCGGCCAAGCGTTTGGTTTCATTTCGAAACACCGGCAAAGGGGATGGGAATCGAAAAAATGGTCGTTTCAGAGCCGTTTGTATCCAGTTCGCCAAAGGAATGTACGCGCTTCGGCTCGCACAACTCGTTCCAAACGCTGATGGGACCCGACACGAACCTCCTGGACGGGGAAATTATGCAAACCTAGGCTCAAAATTTGAGTGTGcccaaaaaaaactgtgccGCGTTTTGGTCTGAACCGACTGCGGTGTTGGCGTTGGTTCGATGTGACAATCAATAACAAACAGAACGAAAGCAAGAAGCAATATCACGTGTTTAGGTAATCTAGTgcagagaaagaaaagctgGGTAGGCGTTAAGAGAAGGAAACAGACACTCAGAGAGATTTCAACTAGAAATTGACAACTGACAAGTCGGTCAAACCCGTCATGCAATCGACCTTGGGAGGGTCGGCAGCGATTAGTTGCGATCGATTGTCTCTTACCTTTTGGTACGTTTCCTTTTAGTTGTGTAGCAAAAGTAAAAGTGTGTCCAAAGCTGGAGAGCAGAGCTCTGGTTTGGGGTCTCTGAAGCTAATGGTGAGTGTAACCAGACTTCCAGTGATGTAAGAATTTCGATGTGGATCGTTTGTTTCAGTTGtatcattaatttatttttctttataaaaCGAAATAATCTTACTGGCTAACATTACACTAGATCGCTACCTAACCGTACGATTTCGGAATCGATCACTCGCCCTATGCGGCCTTTTCCTCCCCCGTTGAGCTTTGGCCGCTTGGATATCCTTCCGTTCGGGACATCTTCTCTGCTCTCCCTCGATCGCTCTCCTTATTTCtgtgcatcacacacacacacctctgaCCCGGAAGAAGGCAATCTGGGCAAACTAGCACGCACTGGCTATCATGGTACTACATTCAAGGTACGTTGAGAAAACGGAACACTGTCCCGTCCCGCTGGTACGATGGGCTGCAGCTGCAATCGGAACAGTCGGTCGAGCTGTGGTTGCGGCGTAGGAAGATTTTTGGGGCCCGGCATCACCTCGACGTGATGGCGCCGTTTGATATCTattggttttgttggtttgttacGTTTTACGTTGAAGACTTGTGGATCGGTGGCGTCGAGCCGGTGGGACTGACATGCCTCACAGCTCCTTGCTGGCGACCTTTGGCGAGTTATTGTTTTCGATCGGTTTGACGGTGGCATCGGTGGCAGTGACTGGGGTGGCGGCGACAGCACCAGCGGCAGCGGCGGGCTTTTTAGATCCGTACGATTTTTTGTAGAAGTCGTTGAACAGCATGTAGAAGAAGATCGCGTTCGGGAGGGTGAAGAACACGGACCAGCGTGGGTAGCCGCAGTCGGTCCACAGCAGCTGAGCGGAGTGAGCGAAAGCCATACCGAACTGGACCTGTGTTTGGGGTGGAAGTGTGTGAAAAATGTCGGGTGTTAAACGTATTGATTGATCGATAATCTTGAGGCAGCTCAATGTTCTTACCATCTGCAGGTTGGTGATGTACTTCTTCCACCAGAGGTACTTCTGGTACCTGTAAGAATAATTGCGAAACGACATCAAAATAGGTTGGATCGAGAGCTTTTTTTGTAACATTTCTGAACTTACTGAGGTCCCATCGCGGCCATCATGTAGTACGTGTACATCACAATGTGCACGAACGAGTTGATCACACCTGTGAGGATCGGAGTGAAAAAGAGCGATGTTACAACCGGCGCAATAAGAAACGATCAAGAAAAAGATGTTCGAACTAACCGATGAAGGTTCCATGCCCTCCGGGGTAGTACTTGGTAGCGCCCCAAGAGATCATTGGCATCACGGTGTGGTGGTACAGGTGCAGGAAGGTAATCTGGTTGTCTTTCTTCCGCAGTGTGAAGAACACCGTGTCCAGCAGCTCCGAGATTTTCGCCAGGAAGTAGACGTAGCAGCCGCGAGCGACCTATACAAACGGCATTAAAAAGCATGCAAGATCACATTAAATCTTGCcacaaaaaaccacaaaacctaaTGCGATCATTTGTCCTTACCCTCATCGCGACAGGATTATCGTTAAAGTCCACCGGTTGACATCTCCAGCTGTAGTGCCGTAGCCAGGCACCGTCCAGACCCTGCAGTgcggaaaaaagcaaacgtaAACCAAAGAACTAACAGCCTGGACAGACAGCTAGCAAACTGGTCACATACCTCAGCGAACAGATATATGCTGACTAGCACTTGAATGAAGTTGTACACGACCAGGGTCTTCTGCATCTGGAACGGTTTTCGGTTGGCCATGTACTTGGGGCCAAAGTTGAGCACAAAGTACAGGTAGCTGGCAATGATGGTTAAACCTGGCACCGGCGAAGATATCAGCGGCCAGTGGTTTGTCCGCGGATCGGCCAGCTCGGTGAACAGGAAGTCCCAGTAGTTGGACGATGTGGTTGCGTTTGTGGTGGAagccatttttgtttgtgttttttgggtGGTTCTGTTTTGGGAGGTATCAGACTTTTAAGGAAGGTACACTGGTACACTGCTGTCTACACGCTCGAGCGGCAGCTGCTGCAATCGGACCGGGCGAGCTGTGTTTAGCACTTGATTGTGAAATGATGAGGCTAGTGAGCGTCGGTGTACAGTGTTGACATTGACCGGTTGTGGAAGTCTTTTGGGATTGTATCtgttcgagagagagagattgagaATTGGACAAATAAAGCTCGCATTAATAAATGTTGTACATCAATTACATCAAAGGTGTGGCAAAGGTAAAGTCCAAACAAATGtcaagaaacacacacacgagaggGATTTATTAAAAATCACCAGCTGGGAAGTTGTTACGGTTGGAGATGCTAGGAAGGAATCATGTTCGCATTCATTGACCACTTGCAGTTTGAATCGGTAATGTAAAGAACACCTACTCCGGCAGCTGATATACAGTCCTGGTCTAATGAATTCAGCACGTGACGATTGCTTGGAGGTGCCGTGCAGGTTGTTGACTACTTTTCATGGATGTAGTTCCCCTGCTGGTAGAGTTTGCAATATTAATCCATACGAATAATGCATCATTCAGGGCCGATGTACCGTTTTCCGGTCAGTCGCATAGAAATACTGGAAtctatgtgttttttttttttgctggacgCTACTCAGCAGACAGCAAACAGTATCATTTCCTGCTTAACATTGATTTCCTTGTTGCAGACGATGTAGCAACTCGGTGACATTTCATTAAACATTCACAGTATCACCGCCACGACGGCTTAACGAAACGGTGGCGATGCCGTTCAGCTGCAGTTCAGCCAGTTAGAACAAGTTTGTTTCCGGCTCGAATATAATGTGAGTGGCATTAGAATTATGCTAAATTAAAGCATACGGAAAACGATTTTAATGGCGCTATATTGGAAGATTGTGAAGAGACCTACTGTTTGGAAGTGATATCATAAAGGAACACAAGCGGCTGGCGATCTACGGATGCAACGGTAAGTGATAAACTCCCTTGAAAGCAATTCAAAAAACTCCCTGCGACTTTACCGATCGTAACGCCGTGGCTGACGAATCGAATCGTCTTTGTTGCCTTCTAGCAGATCGTGTAACGGCGATATCACTTGACGGATGGTATTGAAACGTGGCGGTTTTACCATCTGCGGCCGGTTGACCTTAGAATCAGTCGGTAGATAGTTGGTCCCCCTGGGTAAAGGGTTTTAGCTAGGTACGGTAGCGCGGTACTGCAGGCATTGCAAAACCGCTGATCGGAGTGACACTGATCGTTGCAAACCGTGGCTTATGCTTGTTTACGACTTCCCATCCATCGGTGGCGATTTCCCAATCGGCACAAGAACGACTACCCGGCACGACATGATCGCGGAGCAATGTTTAGTGAGGATGTGACGAAGAATGACGGCCGGTACGGTAGCGATAGAGACCTTCCAGCAGCTAAGGAAATTATCGCTCCACCGCGTCCTTGACTTCTGTTAGCTGTTATGTTGATGCGCCACATGCGCTAGGAATGTGGAAGCGGTGAGCAGGCACATGTTTTGCAACAACGGCTCACCAACGCTGGCCGGTGTGAAAAGTTCCTTCCGAACGACGGACTTTCGGCCTGAGCACACAAGCACGTGCCGTTGTAGCGGACGCGAACGTAAATAATGCAGAAGCATGTAGAAAAACggggaaacaaattgttgtGTTGATGTTTGATTGGGATGGCTGTGTTGCTAGAATTAGAATCCAGCTGCCAGCAAGGCTTACCGAAATTAGCAAAAGACAATATTTGAGGTTAAATAAAAGTTACAGACACTGTGGATCCGGTTTGTTATGAGcgcaaatatttattttttgtttcttttactcAAGTGCTTCCTTCTGATCGAGCGGCAAGAATGGCAAGAGGGGATTTCAAGCAGTAATTAAGTAGAAATCCTGTCTGATGCATAGCGTTATGTCGTTATGATTATAACCAACTTGagtttaataatattttgttGTACAGGAAAAAATCTTAGTAGAGTATCTGAGTGTTtctttaacaattttcaaagcTTTTGACATCAATCGGAACAATTCATAGACGGCCATGCTTGGTCTGCATTGCGGGTAAGAAATAATTTATGATCCACTTATTTCTAAATTGTTTTCACAGAAAGAGAAACATGTGTCCAAGagttattgatttaaaaaaaatattgtctcAAGTCTGGTATTCTATTCTTTTTTGATTGTAAGTCCTTCAATTAtagttttaaaacaattaagcTGGGTTTAATGCCGCTACACAATACGAAAGCGGTTTGCAGCGTTAAACACTCATCTG
It contains:
- the LOC118511698 gene encoding elongation of very long chain fatty acids protein 4 isoform X2, with amino-acid sequence MSNYVERISVQYRNFSKGADPVIDAWPLMQTPTPILTITGLYLLFVLWIGPRWMERRKPFEMKYTLIVYNASQVVWTGAWVYLMLKIFELLDTVFFVLRKKQNQVSFLHVYHHTIMVLFTWFYLKYIPGTQAAFIGVLNSFVHIFMYTYYLLAALGPQTPLEKRLWDQKYLFWKRYLTTLQLLQFGIMLCYFVLINSMQCQVPRALTYFFVSNITIFLFLFINFYRKAYQKRPVGAKVD
- the LOC118511699 gene encoding elongation of very long chain fatty acids protein AAEL008004-like, producing MASTTNATTSSNYWDFLFTELADPRTNHWPLISSPVPGLTIIASYLYFVLNFGPKYMANRKPFQMQKTLVVYNFIQVLVSIYLFAEGLDGAWLRHYSWRCQPVDFNDNPVAMRVARGCYVYFLAKISELLDTVFFTLRKKDNQITFLHLYHHTVMPMISWGATKYYPGGHGTFIGVINSFVHIVMYTYYMMAAMGPQYQKYLWWKKYITNLQMVQFGMAFAHSAQLLWTDCGYPRWSVFFTLPNAIFFYMLFNDFYKKSYGSKKPAAAAGAVAATPVTATDATVKPIENNNSPKVASKEL
- the LOC118511698 gene encoding elongation of very long chain fatty acids protein 4 isoform X1, with amino-acid sequence MSNYVERISVQYRNFSKGADPVIDAWPLMQTPTPILTITGLYLLFVLWIGPRWMERRKPFEMKYTLIVYNASQVVISTAFCLAPFFTGLFAQYMSMSCGEPMTGVSKELQLTVWTGAWVYLMLKIFELLDTVFFVLRKKQNQVSFLHVYHHTIMVLFTWFYLKYIPGTQAAFIGVLNSFVHIFMYTYYLLAALGPQTPLEKRLWDQKYLFWKRYLTTLQLLQFGIMLCYFVLINSMQCQVPRALTYFFVSNITIFLFLFINFYRKAYQKRPVGAKVD